The nucleotide sequence aataaaaaaataaaattattatatcacatttaaatatatatatatatatatatatatatatatcttttttAAACATTTAACAAAGTCATACCTagtttacataaaaatttaacaaatacaataatttttttttggctaaAAACACTTTTTACAATCATAGTGTACAAAACATTTTACTACTTTATTTCACAGTTGTTTATTCTTACAGAACAAAATAacagtacttttttttttaaagcacaacaataccaagcTAGCTTTAACAAACATCATAACTTCTATAACCAAATACTACAGAACATGCGCAATAAatcaaaaattcgaaaagagGAAAACTAGtgataattaagaaaaaaggtcgtacccagtgcacaaggctcctgctttacgcagggtttgggagaggtgaatgtcggctagccttacccccatttatgaagaggctgctcccaagtctcaaaCCCGaaacctaccgctcatgggcgaaaacacttgccatcgcaccaagtacGACCTCTTAAGGTGCTCCCAAATCTAAAACTAGTGATAATTAAGGTGGCAGAAAAATAACAAGATAAAATGGCCAGTAAGTATATCATGTTTCCTCCCTTTAAACTGAGTCCCTGGCCAATAATTGTCGTTGAGCTCTGCTAGGTAACGGCCTCCACAGGATACCTGTCAATGCAATCTTCCCATGGACTATGAGGAGAAGCTTTTACACTTTCAACCACCTCCCACACCGCACTGTTACATTTGAAACCACTACCGAAAGCAATCTGCCAGACACGGTTTCCCTTTTGCATCCTACCCTTTGCCTCGATATAAGCCAACTCATACCAGATCGAACTAGACGAGGTGTTACCAAACCTGTGTAGTGTCATCCGAGATGCCTCAACATGAACTGGTAGAAGCTGCAAGTTCTTCTCAAGCTCATCAATCACGGCCCTTCCCCCAGCATGTATGCAGAAATGATCAAAAGCAAGCTTGAAATCTGGGATATAAGGCTCGACTTTTGCGTTGAACAACTTCTTCGCAACCAAAGTAGCAAAGAAGAGAAGCTGCTCACTTAAAGGCAGGACAAGGGGACCCAATGTTGTGATGTTAGCCTTGAGAGCCCCACCGGCAATTGCCATGAGATCCTTTGACAAAGAAACTCCAGTTTTCCCATCATCATCCTGCTCTTGATAAACACACCTAAATGCCTTATCATCAGCACCACAATGAGTCCTCACAACGTGGACCAGCTTATACTTAGCCCGACGCCTATCCATGGGCTTATTTGAAAGCAAAACTGCTGACCCACCAACACGGAACAAACAGTTGGGTATCAACATTGATTTCTTGTTCCCAAAGTACCAATTCTGAGTAATATTCTCAGTACTAACAACAACCGCGTATGTATTCCTATGAATTTGCAACATATCCTTAGCAAGATCAACAGCTATAACTCCAGCACTACACCCCATACCCCCTAAATTAAAACTTCTAATATTTCCCCTCAATTTGTACTTATTAACAACCATAGCAGACAGTGAAGGAGTTGGATTAAACAAACTACAATTCACAACAAGAATACCAATGTCCTTGGGCTTAACATTTGCATTAGCAAACAGATCATCCAATGCACCAAAAACCACCTGCTCTGCCTCCTGGCGAGCCGCCGCCATTGATATCCTTGGCGGAACATAGTTCATTGCTTCAGGGACATAAGTCTCCACTCCTAGGCCAGATCGCTCCAGAATCTTGCGCTGGAACTCAAGCGAGGACTTATCGAAGTCCCCTATCAACTTTGAATGCTCCATAAACTGGTGGTATCTCACTTTCAAATGTGACGGGGCCTTGTAACACGAATAGTCCACAAGGTAAACGGATCTCGGACGGGTCATAACATAAACGGTGGATCCAAAAACAACCATAGCAGAGAAAATGATGACAGCGACGAGATTGCTCTGGAGTTGGAGCCAGAGCTGGTGAATGTCATCCGGGTCCACCTGGGAGGCTTCAATGACGATGATCGCCATTAGAGGAACTAAACAGAGAGTCAGGAGATGGGCTATCAAGTAATGGTAACCCAATTTCACATACTTCGAGTTCACAGTCTGCAAGAAATCCGGCAGCTGACGGCTCTGAACTCCACCATTGGTGGTCGGAGAAATGCACATGATGGGTTTGCGAAACGGTAGCAGAGAGGATTCAGAGGTTTACATCTGGCGAAAAGGATGATGTGTGTAGGTGAAGAGGACGGGTCTGAGGAGAAGATAAGGAGTAGAAAGTTGATACAACTAAAACATCGACAGAGAGAGGTTTTGAGGGTTTGGTGTGCTATTTGTGTTTGTTCTGCTACCACTCTACCATTTGTCTCTGTTTAGTATAAGATTTGTGAGGAAGAGAAGAGGGAGTGATGCAAGAAATGGACTGATAAAATTTTAGGAGGGGGAGGGGAAAGATGAGGGTTTTTAAAAATGAGGGGACGGATGTTTCAAATGGAAACACGGGACAGGAGAATGCTGATGGGGACTTGGGGGCGATTGCTTGTGTCCCTTCTCAAATAGGCAAATGGTGATTGCTTACCTATATATTGTATCTTAGCTttaattaaatttcttcatttatGCATCTTTACTCAAAATTGTAATTTGCATCTTTAGTCCTTGTGTTTTCGATTTTGCTAATTTAGTCCTTGTTTTTTAGAGCAATTAGATGaaaaatgtccttaattggctaACGGAGATAAGCACAAGAACAAAATTgaccaaattgaaaacacaaGCCTAAATTGACTAAATGACTCAAACACAGGACCAGTTTAACATTTAAGCCTATATGATACCTATATCATAGGTTGATAAAATATGTTTAATCTGTGATACAGGTgtctacaaaataaataaaaattatctaCCTATCATCCATAACATAGTTCAAAgaaatttcatttttcataCAATTATGGatctatattattatatatgttgataataatatataatacaTACGAAATACATTAGTTAGCACAGTTAACCTATGATAGAGGTAGAAGAAAAATTGGGATACAAAGGGAAAAGGAGaaacaattatttattcttATATTTAATACTAAAATTAAGTAATGATGAACGTATAAAAAAGGGATgacatttatcacaatttaattaaaatagatGTTAATAACAAGTGAATGGACCTAACCTAACAAATTGGATTAAACCTAATAATAACTCACAAAACTGGACTTATATCAAATTTGCTCAATttttaaaaaagagaaaaaatgttTCTATGTTGTGGCTTATTTTCACTGAGGGGTGCGGCAAAGAATAGAGAGAGAATTGTGGAATTTCAAGGATGTCAATTTCCATTTGCATGTGCCTTTATTTAAAgtaaatcaaagaaagagagaaacttGTCCTGCAAGTAATACaaatcctaataggaaataaTCACTATCATAAAGAGTGAACCAAATCTACCAAGGATTTACAGAATCACACTTATACTAGAATTGATGTCATAATACTCCCCcctgagtgtgtaaatactcaaatagTGTTTGCATCAGATCTTCATGGATGATGTAAAAGCAGTTGATGTGGTTGACGActcaatgaatgaatttgaatcTCAGAGTAAACCTGAAAGGAATGcataaaagtaaaactcacaaccTCGTTGTTACAACCCGTATCTTAAAATCGTGTAGTTTAATCCCAAAGGATATGAAAAGACAAAATGACCCTAGTTGGTGTCTTGAATAATTATGGAGCCTTGAGTCAATATCtcatatttttctattttatttaattattttttgtactCACAAGTACGTCGGCGAAAGCAAAATTGAGTTTGAAGTTACGAATTTCAATAAATGAAGGGTGAAATTGTAATTTTCACTTGGAAATTTTTGAGTGGGACTGAACCCCCATTCTCGGTTACTCTCTTCTCTTTCCTCATTTCTACAacgttgactctctctctaactctctcactctctatcATTGGGAGAAAATGTTGCTTTTCTAGTTTAAAGTGTATTGTATTCCAAAAGGAGAATGCATGCACAAAGACATAAATGTAGGAAAGAAATAAAAGGTTACAAGCAGCCCTAGAGACCGGGTAAGCCTAGAGCACATACTCTTCCTTAATTTAAGGTGATTCACACCAAACACAACATGTGCCCAATATTTCTTGGGAACATTCATATGCAGCACTAAAGCTCGAGTCTTCTCAAGCAGGTATCTATTCTTCCTTTCTGATACCCTTTTCTTTTTAGTGTCCCTACACAACTGGTTTGGTGAACAATGTGTTGTGAACTCAAGTATTGAACCATGTTACTAAACCATGTTATTAGATAGAAACTCAGTGCCATTGTCCAATCTAAGTACCTTAATGTTTGAGTTGTATTAAGTTTGTACAAGTTTATGGAAATCTTTAAATATGCAGAAAACCTCCCTTTTTTATTTCATGAGGTACAGAAAAGTGACACGAGTGAAATCGttaacaaaaatgacaaaatacttATAACCATCCATTGATTCAATTGTAGGTCCTCAAACAACAGTTCTACCATCTCAAATGGCTTACATgtcttaaaaacaaaaatgccAAAATGTAATCTAACTAACTTCGAAAAATGACATGTTTCACATTTAAGTGGTGACTAACAAAACATGGGAAACAACCCTGACAAAACAACTTCAGAAGGATGAGCAAGTCTTCGGTGCCATAATTGTTGGttttcaaaacactttggtcCAGCTTGAAGGGCTCTAGGCATGACTGAGTTTTTGCA is from Malus sylvestris chromosome 5, drMalSylv7.2, whole genome shotgun sequence and encodes:
- the LOC126622416 gene encoding 3-ketoacyl-CoA synthase 4-like translates to MCISPTTNGGVQSRQLPDFLQTVNSKYVKLGYHYLIAHLLTLCLVPLMAIIVIEASQVDPDDIHQLWLQLQSNLVAVIIFSAMVVFGSTVYVMTRPRSVYLVDYSCYKAPSHLKVRYHQFMEHSKLIGDFDKSSLEFQRKILERSGLGVETYVPEAMNYVPPRISMAAARQEAEQVVFGALDDLFANANVKPKDIGILVVNCSLFNPTPSLSAMVVNKYKLRGNIRSFNLGGMGCSAGVIAVDLAKDMLQIHRNTYAVVVSTENITQNWYFGNKKSMLIPNCLFRVGGSAVLLSNKPMDRRRAKYKLVHVVRTHCGADDKAFRCVYQEQDDDGKTGVSLSKDLMAIAGGALKANITTLGPLVLPLSEQLLFFATLVAKKLFNAKVEPYIPDFKLAFDHFCIHAGGRAVIDELEKNLQLLPVHVEASRMTLHRFGNTSSSSIWYELAYIEAKGRMQKGNRVWQIAFGSGFKCNSAVWEVVESVKASPHSPWEDCIDRYPVEAVT